Proteins from a single region of Paenibacillus sp. BIHB 4019:
- a CDS encoding methyltransferase domain-containing protein: protein MDDEIAKMERMYATSIHDVMMDHHYRYHFATRFIRPGDFILDAACGSGYGTHYMAIHSPSALVVGVDRSEHALNWAIDLFSGGNTVYVKTDLSGSFREELPLQTFDVITCFETVEHIKDDRSFIQKLYESLHTNGILLISAPNEEIIPHLKNPYFLHGVNPHHYRHYRPDELRKLLTDCGFTIEQVLTQDNETYELVYGREDGFANVLVAIK from the coding sequence ATGGATGACGAAATCGCAAAGATGGAACGGATGTATGCTACCTCCATTCATGATGTCATGATGGATCATCATTACCGCTATCATTTTGCAACGCGCTTTATCCGCCCTGGAGATTTCATATTAGATGCAGCATGCGGCTCGGGATATGGCACCCATTATATGGCCATTCATTCCCCAAGTGCATTAGTCGTAGGAGTTGATCGCTCGGAGCATGCATTAAATTGGGCAATTGATCTTTTTTCAGGCGGCAATACGGTTTATGTAAAAACAGACTTGTCCGGATCGTTTCGTGAAGAGCTTCCTCTCCAAACGTTCGATGTTATTACCTGTTTCGAAACCGTGGAGCATATAAAGGATGATCGGTCATTTATTCAAAAGCTTTATGAATCGCTGCATACAAACGGTATTCTTCTCATCTCGGCCCCTAACGAAGAGATTATCCCCCATTTGAAAAACCCTTATTTTCTCCACGGGGTGAATCCTCACCATTATCGGCATTACCGGCCAGATGAATTGCGTAAGCTGCTAACGGATTGCGGTTTTACAATCGAACAGGTGCTGACACAGGATAATGAGACGTATGAGTTGGTTTATGGGCGGGAAGACGGGTTTGCGAATGTGCTTGTAGCCATAAAATGA
- a CDS encoding NAD-dependent epimerase/dehydratase family protein: protein MKALVTGGAGFIGSHLTDMLIQSGAVVHVIDNLSTGSKNHVNPAAILHVEDINSDACSKIIEHVRPDVVFHLAAQVDVQRSIADPAFDSTVNIVGTIRLLKACEQAKVSKIIFSSTSAAYGDSNNERHEEEAVPAPISYYGLSKQASESYIRLFHRMYGINYTILRYSNVYGPRQSSAGEGGVVAIFLNKLNKGLPVHVHGSGDQTRDFIYVQDVVKANLAAIHQGEQETINISTGLRTSINNLIHMMKMIHGQDAQITYGTERPGDIMDSCLDNSKAERVLGWRPMSSLFEGLTQSYQQYR, encoded by the coding sequence ATGAAAGCGTTGGTTACCGGAGGTGCGGGGTTTATTGGTTCCCATCTAACGGATATGCTTATCCAAAGCGGTGCTGTGGTACATGTTATTGATAATCTATCAACGGGATCAAAAAATCACGTGAATCCTGCCGCTATCCTGCATGTTGAGGACATTAACAGTGATGCCTGTTCTAAAATTATTGAACATGTTCGGCCTGATGTTGTCTTTCACCTGGCTGCTCAAGTCGATGTCCAGCGTTCAATAGCTGACCCGGCTTTTGACTCTACTGTTAATATTGTCGGAACCATCCGGCTCTTAAAAGCTTGCGAACAAGCTAAAGTAAGTAAAATTATTTTCTCTTCCACTTCCGCCGCATACGGAGACTCCAATAACGAACGCCATGAAGAAGAAGCTGTTCCCGCCCCCATTTCCTATTATGGGCTTTCTAAACAGGCTAGCGAAAGCTATATTCGATTGTTTCATAGAATGTACGGCATTAACTATACCATCTTGCGTTATAGCAACGTGTATGGCCCCCGTCAAAGCTCTGCAGGAGAAGGCGGTGTTGTCGCCATATTTCTAAATAAATTAAATAAAGGGCTTCCTGTACATGTTCACGGCAGCGGCGACCAGACTCGGGATTTTATTTATGTACAGGATGTTGTTAAGGCAAACCTGGCGGCTATCCACCAAGGAGAGCAAGAGACGATTAATATAAGCACGGGTTTGCGGACTTCTATAAACAACCTCATACACATGATGAAAATGATTCATGGCCAGGACGCCCAGATTACGTATGGCACCGAACGGCCGGGTGATATTATGGATAGCTGCCTCGATAACTCAAAAGCTGAACGAGTGTTAGGATGGCGGCCAATGAGCAGCCTGTTTGAAGGATTAACGCAAAGCTATCAGCAATATCGTTGA
- a CDS encoding TetR/AcrR family transcriptional regulator, which translates to MKETKRRPGRPSKDDPFQKEQILAHALIEFAKHGYEGASLRKMASLSNVDVALLSYHFGSKLGLWTSVVDYLTERITLQTVPFKNNYRHMKLEAACLALVDNIVDFCFEFPFHMMFVTNELSHPSERSTYLMDKMLLPTYRHLVPFIKECMEAGVIKKQEPTLYYLMLVNSVSLLGTIPNFVNEFKEDVTASSDLKGEMKQSVLANFFQIAVD; encoded by the coding sequence GTGAAAGAGACGAAGCGCCGCCCAGGGCGCCCATCCAAGGATGATCCATTCCAGAAAGAGCAGATATTGGCTCATGCCCTTATTGAATTTGCCAAGCATGGTTATGAGGGGGCAAGTCTTAGAAAAATGGCCAGCTTATCGAATGTGGATGTCGCCCTGCTATCCTACCATTTTGGGTCAAAGCTTGGTTTATGGACTTCGGTGGTCGATTATTTAACTGAACGGATCACGCTTCAAACCGTACCCTTTAAAAATAATTACAGGCATATGAAGCTAGAGGCTGCTTGCCTTGCTCTTGTCGACAATATTGTAGATTTTTGCTTTGAATTTCCTTTCCACATGATGTTTGTGACGAACGAGTTGTCCCATCCGAGTGAACGTTCCACCTATCTAATGGATAAAATGCTCCTGCCAACATACCGGCACCTCGTGCCTTTTATTAAGGAGTGTATGGAGGCTGGCGTTATCAAGAAGCAGGAGCCTACTCTCTATTATTTAATGCTTGTAAACTCCGTTTCCCTTCTTGGAACGATTCCTAATTTTGTGAATGAGTTCAAAGAAGACGTTACGGCAAGCAGCGATCTTAAAGGCGAAATGAAGCAATCCGTTTTGGCTAATTTTTTTCAAATAGCCGTCGATTAA
- the motB gene encoding flagellar motor protein MotB — protein sequence MKRNKHEHEEEHVDESWLLPYSDLMTLLVALFIVLYAMSSADAAKFEQMSQAFRMAFNSGTGVLEGQPALENPVIAKSDKGNVQETPDTAQAQEINELEHIQSQVNQYISEHQLTAKLETQMTDEGLLITIKDDVLFASGSAKVQSSNISIVKDISQLLVMDPIHNVIISGHTDNVPIGMTEFDSNWHLSAMRALNFLNLLLQNKELDPRNFSSKGFGEYKPIDSNATEAGRQRNRRVEILVQSHTLPN from the coding sequence ATGAAACGAAACAAGCATGAACATGAAGAAGAGCATGTCGATGAGTCATGGCTGCTGCCCTATTCGGACTTAATGACTTTACTAGTCGCTTTATTTATCGTGCTTTATGCCATGAGCAGCGCTGATGCTGCAAAGTTCGAACAGATGTCGCAAGCTTTTCGGATGGCCTTTAATAGCGGTACTGGCGTACTCGAAGGGCAGCCTGCATTAGAGAATCCTGTCATTGCAAAATCAGATAAGGGAAACGTACAGGAAACGCCGGATACCGCGCAAGCACAAGAAATAAACGAATTAGAGCATATACAATCGCAGGTGAACCAATATATTTCCGAGCACCAGCTCACCGCAAAGCTCGAAACCCAAATGACGGATGAAGGGCTGCTCATTACGATTAAGGATGATGTTTTATTTGCTTCCGGCAGTGCCAAGGTCCAAAGCTCCAATATCAGCATCGTCAAAGATATATCACAGCTTCTGGTTATGGACCCTATACATAATGTAATCATTAGCGGACATACCGACAATGTCCCGATTGGCATGACTGAATTTGATTCCAATTGGCATCTTAGTGCCATGCGAGCGCTCAATTTTCTAAATTTATTGCTGCAAAACAAGGAGCTCGACCCCCGGAACTTCAGCTCCAAAGGCTTTGGCGAATATAAGCCCATTGACAGCAATGCTACAGAGGCGGGCCGGCAGCGCAACAGGCGTGTTGAAATTTTAGTGCAGTCTCATACACTTCCGAATTAA
- a CDS encoding MarR family transcriptional regulator produces the protein MIEDEIRQLLDKIAAQTRRDYANMLREFQLHVGQDNMLCQLWRGDGITQQQLCENLNCEPSTVTNMLNTLEKNEIVYRQRDAADARISRVYLTAKGASLEQPVRNVWMNQQEKLLQGILPEERLLLRRLLMQMEDNL, from the coding sequence ATGATCGAAGACGAAATTCGACAACTGCTAGATAAAATAGCCGCTCAAACACGAAGAGACTATGCCAATATGCTGCGTGAATTCCAGTTGCATGTAGGGCAAGACAATATGCTTTGCCAGCTATGGAGAGGTGATGGCATAACGCAGCAGCAGCTTTGCGAAAATTTGAATTGCGAGCCCTCGACTGTTACTAATATGCTGAATACGCTAGAAAAAAATGAGATTGTATATCGGCAGCGCGATGCTGCAGATGCTAGGATAAGCAGAGTTTATTTAACCGCTAAAGGGGCTTCTTTAGAACAACCCGTTCGTAACGTTTGGATGAACCAGCAGGAAAAGCTGCTGCAGGGCATTTTGCCTGAGGAGCGGCTGCTGCTACGAAGACTTTTGATGCAAATGGAGGATAATCTATAA